In Flavobacterium sp. GSB-24, the genomic window AAATTGAACAGTTGCCGGCTGAAGAGGTTGTTAAAATAGCACAAAATTTACATAATAATAGACTTAAAGGATTACCAGAGGAAGAAATAAGTCTTTCCTTAAATAGAGAGTTTCAAGAAGTAAAATTAAAATTTATTAAAGACTATGATGTTGTTTATGAGAATTTATCTTATGAAAAACGAGAACATGAAATTAAAACTAAGAAATTAAGTAAAACAGAAGAAGCATTAAAAAACAGAATACGCACTGAAGAAATTGCAAATTATGAAGCTATTGTATTGAGAAGTAAAGTGACATGGTTTTTATTCATTCCTATTTGTGCTGTTATTTTAACTTTTATTGGGATTTATTATTTGAGATTTTATAAAGAATCTCAAATCATAGATTATATAATTGGTTTGGCAGTTAACATTGTTTTTTGGATTCTTTCATCAATTTTTTTCTCAAAACCTTATTTGTATAAAAAGCAATTATTACTAAAAAACAATTTAGATTTAAAAGTTGAAAGTAGATTTGAAAACGAAACAAGATAAAATGTTTAGCTAATACGGATAAAAGCCATTACTTCCCCTTAAGCAATTTCTCCAAATACTCATTTTTATCCTTCTCAGCCTGTACCAAACGCTCATAAAGTTCAACAACTTTGTCAAGAGGATTAAAAGTACAATCATTATAATGCTTGTTAAAAGCTGCATTATCATAAATATTATTAAAGTAATTAATTACGGCTTCTTCCGAAAAGTTTTTAATTGCTTCAACAGTCATTCCAAGTACTTTTGCCACTTCTTTCAGTTTTTCTTCGTCTATGGTTTCGCTGTTTTCCATAGCTGAAACAGTCTGCTGACTCATTCCTAAAGCTTGTGCCAAAGCTTCTTGTTTCATGTCTTTCAGCTCACGAATTCGGCTGATTTTTCTTCCTATATGATATGGTTTGGTTGCTGTGCTCATAAAATCAAAGGTATTTAAAATTTTTTATAGAAAGATAAGTTTGAGTAAAAAACAAGTATTTTTTGTAAGATACCGTTTGTAATTATGTAGGATATAATTGGAGATAAGTATAAATTAAAAACAAAAACCTTACATTAGTATACAATCCATCTCATTTAAGAATATGAAATCAACCTCAATCGCATTTCTCATTATACTGCTCTTATCTTCCTGCGCTTCATTTTCAGACAAAATGATAAAAGATGCTAAAGTAGCTTTATCAGAAAATAATTTATCGAAGCTGGAAGGAACTTATGAATTATTTCCAGATTTGAAATATGATGAAAAAAGCAAGGTCAAGCCAATTGCT contains:
- a CDS encoding helix-turn-helix transcriptional regulator; the protein is MSTATKPYHIGRKISRIRELKDMKQEALAQALGMSQQTVSAMENSETIDEEKLKEVAKVLGMTVEAIKNFSEEAVINYFNNIYDNAAFNKHYNDCTFNPLDKVVELYERLVQAEKDKNEYLEKLLKGK